A genomic stretch from Hydrogenimonas urashimensis includes:
- the rplK gene encoding 50S ribosomal protein L11, with protein MAKKVVDEFKLQIPAGKANPSPPVGPALGQRGVNIMEFCKAFNEKTKDMMGYNIPVVITVYSDRSFTFVTKKPPVTDLIKKEIGLQKGSDNPLKNKVGKITREQIMNIVKTKMDDLNAHDEEAAAKIIEGSCRSMGVEVVD; from the coding sequence ATGGCAAAAAAAGTTGTTGATGAATTCAAGTTGCAGATTCCTGCCGGGAAGGCGAACCCGTCTCCTCCGGTAGGACCCGCACTGGGACAACGCGGTGTGAACATCATGGAGTTCTGCAAAGCGTTCAACGAAAAGACGAAAGATATGATGGGATACAACATCCCCGTCGTCATCACCGTCTATTCCGACAGAAGTTTCACTTTCGTGACGAAGAAGCCTCCGGTCACCGACCTGATCAAAAAAGAGATCGGTCTGCAGAAGGGCAGTGACAATCCGCTGAAGAACAAAGTCGGAAAAATCACTCGCGAACAGATCATGAACATCGTTAAAACGAAAATGGATGACCTGAACGCTCACGATGAGGAAGCGGCCGCCAAGATTATCGAAGGAAGCTGCCGAAGCATGGGTGTCGAGGTTGTCGACTAA
- the nusG gene encoding transcription termination/antitermination protein NusG, producing MAAKWYAIQTYAGSERSVKNAIETMAKQLGIEDKIEEIVVPTEDVIEVKNGKKKITERSLYPGYVFAKMDLDTDLWHKIQSLPRVSRFIGESKKPTPLSEKDVKNILDKIQNRAAPKPKISFEPGEMVRIIEGPFANFTGMVEEYDLEHGKLKLNVSIFGRSTPVEILYSQVEKII from the coding sequence ATGGCAGCAAAATGGTACGCAATACAGACCTATGCGGGAAGCGAAAGAAGCGTGAAAAACGCTATCGAAACGATGGCCAAGCAATTGGGCATCGAGGACAAGATCGAAGAGATCGTCGTTCCGACAGAGGATGTGATCGAAGTCAAAAACGGAAAAAAGAAGATCACCGAACGGTCGCTCTATCCGGGATACGTTTTCGCGAAAATGGATCTTGACACCGACTTGTGGCACAAGATCCAGTCGCTGCCGCGTGTTTCTCGCTTTATCGGTGAGTCGAAAAAACCGACGCCCCTGAGCGAGAAAGATGTCAAAAACATTCTGGACAAAATTCAAAACAGAGCGGCTCCGAAACCGAAAATCTCTTTCGAGCCGGGCGAAATGGTCCGGATCATCGAGGGTCCTTTCGCCAACTTCACCGGAATGGTGGAGGAGTACGATCTTGAACACGGTAAGCTGAAGCTCAACGTCTCGATCTTCGGACGTAGCACGCCGGTAGAGATCCTCTACTCGCAGGTCGAAAAAATCATCTGA
- the secE gene encoding preprotein translocase subunit SecE: MEKLINYVNHAKIELSKVIFPTKMQVRQAFFAVFVVVTVVSLFLALIDLIMSASLSALI; the protein is encoded by the coding sequence ATGGAAAAATTGATAAACTATGTCAACCATGCAAAAATAGAACTATCCAAAGTCATTTTTCCAACCAAAATGCAGGTTCGACAGGCATTTTTCGCCGTCTTCGTCGTCGTGACAGTCGTATCGCTTTTCCTGGCGCTGATCGATCTGATCATGTCTGCATCTCTCTCTGCGTTGATCTAA
- the rpmG gene encoding 50S ribosomal protein L33: protein MRINIGLKCSECGEINYTTTKNSKTHTEKFETKKYCPRCNKHTLHKEVKLKS from the coding sequence ATGAGAATCAATATAGGACTCAAATGCAGCGAGTGTGGTGAAATCAACTACACGACCACGAAGAACTCGAAGACCCATACGGAAAAGTTCGAGACAAAGAAATATTGTCCGCGCTGCAACAAACACACACTTCATAAAGAAGTCAAACTCAAAAGCTAA
- the tuf gene encoding elongation factor Tu → MAKEKFERTKPHVNIGTIGHVDHGKTTLTAAITAVLATKGEAELMDYDQIDNAPEERERGITIATSHVEYETDKRHYAHVDCPGHADYVKNMITGAAQMDGAILVVSAADGPMPQTREHILLARQVGVPYIVVFLNKADMVDDEELLELVEMEVRELLNEYDFPGDDTPVIIGSALKALEEAKSGQLGEWSQKILELMDAIDEYIPTPERETDKDFLMPIEDVFSISGRGTVVTGRIERGKVCVGDEIEIVGIRDTQKTTVTGVEMFRKEMDCGEAGDNCGVLLRGTKKEEVERGMVLCKPGSITPHTKFEAEIYVLTKEEGGRHTPFFNGYRPQFYVRTTDVTGAITLPEGTEMVMPGDNVKITAELIAPIALEEGTRFAIREGGRTVGAGVVSKILA, encoded by the coding sequence ATGGCTAAGGAAAAATTCGAACGAACCAAGCCGCACGTCAACATCGGTACCATCGGTCACGTCGACCATGGCAAAACTACACTCACTGCAGCGATCACTGCGGTTCTCGCGACAAAAGGTGAAGCGGAACTGATGGATTACGATCAGATCGACAACGCGCCGGAAGAGCGTGAGCGCGGTATCACCATCGCGACATCCCACGTCGAGTACGAAACCGACAAGCGCCACTACGCGCACGTCGACTGCCCGGGTCACGCCGACTACGTCAAGAACATGATTACAGGTGCCGCTCAGATGGACGGTGCGATCCTCGTTGTTTCTGCGGCGGACGGTCCGATGCCCCAGACTCGCGAGCACATCCTTCTTGCCCGACAGGTTGGCGTTCCGTACATCGTTGTATTCCTGAACAAAGCGGATATGGTTGACGATGAAGAGCTTCTTGAGCTTGTTGAAATGGAAGTTCGCGAACTTCTTAACGAGTACGATTTCCCGGGTGACGACACTCCGGTCATTATCGGTTCCGCTCTCAAAGCGCTCGAAGAGGCAAAAAGCGGCCAACTCGGCGAATGGAGCCAAAAAATTCTTGAGCTGATGGACGCGATCGATGAGTACATTCCGACTCCTGAGCGTGAAACAGACAAAGATTTCCTGATGCCGATCGAAGACGTATTCTCCATCTCCGGACGCGGTACCGTCGTTACCGGACGTATCGAGCGCGGCAAAGTCTGTGTCGGCGACGAGATCGAAATCGTCGGTATCCGCGATACGCAGAAAACAACTGTCACCGGCGTCGAAATGTTCCGCAAAGAGATGGATTGCGGTGAAGCCGGCGACAACTGCGGTGTTCTTCTTCGCGGTACGAAAAAAGAGGAAGTCGAGCGCGGTATGGTTCTCTGTAAGCCCGGTTCCATCACTCCGCATACGAAATTCGAAGCGGAAATCTATGTTCTTACAAAAGAGGAAGGCGGACGCCACACTCCGTTCTTCAACGGATACCGCCCGCAGTTCTACGTACGTACAACGGACGTAACCGGTGCCATCACCCTGCCTGAGGGAACGGAAATGGTTATGCCTGGCGACAACGTCAAGATCACTGCTGAGCTTATCGCTCCGATCGCACTCGAAGAAGGTACACGCTTCGCGATCCGCGAAGGTGGACGTACTGTCGGTGCAGGTGTTGTTTCCAAGATCCTCGCATAA
- a CDS encoding nitrite/sulfite reductase — translation MYLAPEHLVEKRYEKYKAAIRPYDFFAQIDELDFDNLGVGDRIYLQDYGIFNSEIEEETFMLRVRVPGGRIRAEHFRRIAEIVENEDLALILTARSGMQLHGLESHNVLEVFKEVNAMEGLSTWQTFGDNVRNVVTDPFDGRGKSCEIEAFPFIDELHKRFLKHPDLVGMLPRRISIGMTGMRENSWPLFSNDLFFGLARKETEKGFNVYMGGKNTEISKSADIFVGKEEVVDFAMAVIAAFNRYGLREKRMKSRLFHMIEHYGMEQVKAFIAEFYQKPWRSAGESLLKKRHFGDWEELADGSWGYRYHTDYGLIQSDEIVRIADFVQKEGAELRIGIDQQLYILGIKEPAAPFPQRDTSPTVVACAGSEYCPFSYWSIKEEAHYLPVEQLMAHDIKVGFSGCMKGCGRHKHADIGIVGLRNSKFGRNDKSARIFLGCEYTGGKRTAEVVFRTIPVDEMNRMVSLLVEEYAKSGLEDFEAFTINVLNRFEESFIELFFLAKRESGLDADLDPSKSAEEILEAFGQRPWMDVARKEGYAKASDAIVKKLWHAEEIAVVKHVHPSQRRSR, via the coding sequence ATGTATCTTGCCCCCGAACATCTGGTGGAAAAGCGGTACGAAAAGTACAAGGCCGCCATCCGCCCCTATGACTTTTTCGCCCAGATCGACGAACTCGATTTCGACAACCTGGGCGTAGGCGACCGTATCTACCTGCAGGATTACGGTATCTTCAACTCCGAAATCGAAGAGGAGACCTTCATGCTGCGGGTGCGTGTGCCCGGCGGACGCATCCGGGCTGAGCATTTTAGGCGCATCGCCGAGATCGTCGAAAACGAGGACCTCGCTCTGATCCTGACGGCACGATCGGGGATGCAGCTGCACGGGCTGGAATCGCACAACGTCCTGGAGGTGTTTAAAGAGGTCAACGCCATGGAGGGGCTCAGTACCTGGCAGACATTCGGAGACAATGTCCGCAATGTGGTGACCGACCCTTTCGACGGGCGGGGCAAAAGCTGCGAGATCGAAGCTTTCCCCTTCATCGACGAACTTCACAAGCGTTTTCTGAAACACCCCGATCTTGTCGGAATGCTGCCGCGGCGTATCTCCATCGGGATGACAGGCATGCGCGAAAACAGCTGGCCGCTCTTTTCCAACGACCTCTTTTTCGGCCTGGCCCGGAAGGAGACAGAAAAGGGGTTCAACGTCTATATGGGAGGCAAGAACACCGAAATCTCCAAAAGCGCCGACATCTTCGTGGGCAAAGAGGAGGTCGTCGATTTCGCCATGGCGGTCATCGCCGCCTTCAACCGTTACGGCCTGCGGGAGAAACGGATGAAGAGCCGCCTTTTCCATATGATAGAACACTACGGGATGGAACAGGTGAAGGCTTTTATCGCGGAGTTTTACCAAAAGCCGTGGCGAAGCGCCGGCGAATCCCTGCTGAAAAAGCGCCATTTCGGTGACTGGGAAGAGCTGGCAGACGGCAGCTGGGGATACCGCTACCATACCGATTACGGCCTCATCCAATCGGACGAAATCGTGCGGATTGCCGATTTCGTTCAAAAAGAGGGCGCGGAGCTGCGCATCGGCATCGACCAGCAGCTCTATATTCTGGGCATCAAAGAGCCTGCGGCCCCTTTTCCGCAGCGCGACACCTCCCCCACCGTCGTCGCCTGCGCCGGCAGCGAATACTGCCCCTTCTCCTACTGGAGCATCAAGGAGGAGGCCCACTACCTTCCGGTGGAGCAACTGATGGCGCATGACATCAAAGTTGGTTTTTCGGGGTGCATGAAAGGGTGCGGGCGCCACAAGCACGCCGATATCGGCATCGTGGGATTGCGCAACAGCAAATTCGGCAGAAACGACAAATCGGCCCGTATCTTTCTGGGGTGCGAATATACCGGCGGAAAGCGTACCGCCGAAGTGGTTTTCCGCACGATTCCGGTGGACGAAATGAACCGGATGGTTTCGCTGCTCGTCGAGGAGTACGCCAAGAGCGGCCTGGAGGATTTCGAAGCGTTTACAATCAACGTTCTCAACCGTTTCGAGGAGAGTTTCATCGAGCTCTTTTTCCTGGCAAAACGGGAGAGCGGCCTTGATGCAGACCTGGACCCAAGCAAGAGTGCAGAAGAGATTCTCGAGGCTTTCGGCCAGAGACCGTGGATGGATGTGGCACGGAAGGAAGGGTACGCCAAAGCCTCGGACGCCATCGTCAAAAAGCTGTGGCACGCCGAGGAGATCGCCGTCGTGAAGCATGTCCATCCATCCCAACGCAGAAGCAGGTAG
- a CDS encoding peptidoglycan DD-metalloendopeptidase family protein, producing the protein MKPFLSLMLIILSLPAEPRSLPVPGGIVVVPLDGADRYTEVSLMGHRGIFCIEEKERYAIVPVPLGTRKGRYAIRLKRERAKPVDLPVEIARKDYAEQHLVLRERRKVNPEFRDMRRIEREAIRKRRDKTFRSERPPKVDFLWPAKGKISSPFGLRRFFNGQPRAPHRGLDIAAPEGAPVRASEEGVVVDAGDFFFSGNLLFIEHGQGLMTLYAHLKRIVVKPGEKVQKGEVVGYVGRTGRATGPHLHFGVLIDGVYVDPSAFLP; encoded by the coding sequence ATGAAACCGTTTTTATCGCTCATGCTGATTATCCTCTCCCTGCCGGCGGAGCCTCGCTCCCTTCCGGTACCGGGGGGTATCGTGGTCGTTCCGCTCGATGGTGCGGACAGGTATACCGAAGTCTCCCTGATGGGCCATCGCGGCATCTTCTGCATTGAAGAAAAAGAGCGGTACGCGATCGTTCCCGTACCGCTGGGAACACGGAAGGGAAGATACGCCATACGGCTGAAAAGGGAGAGGGCGAAACCAGTCGATCTGCCGGTGGAGATCGCACGGAAGGATTATGCCGAACAGCATCTGGTGCTAAGAGAGCGGCGCAAGGTCAATCCGGAGTTTCGGGATATGCGACGGATCGAAAGAGAGGCCATCCGGAAGCGCAGGGACAAAACCTTTCGGAGCGAAAGGCCGCCAAAAGTCGATTTCCTCTGGCCGGCGAAAGGAAAGATCAGCAGTCCCTTCGGGCTGCGCCGCTTCTTTAACGGCCAGCCCCGCGCCCCCCATCGGGGGCTTGATATTGCCGCTCCCGAAGGGGCGCCGGTGCGCGCTTCCGAGGAAGGTGTGGTAGTCGATGCGGGCGATTTTTTCTTCAGCGGCAATCTGCTTTTCATTGAGCACGGCCAGGGACTGATGACACTTTATGCTCACCTGAAACGCATAGTTGTCAAACCGGGAGAGAAGGTACAAAAAGGGGAGGTGGTCGGCTATGTGGGCCGTACCGGCAGGGCCACCGGACCACATCTTCATTTCGGGGTGTTGATCGATGGAGTCTATGTCGATCCGTCGGCGTTTTTGCCGTAA